Part of the Thunnus maccoyii chromosome 17, fThuMac1.1, whole genome shotgun sequence genome, gaaaaaccacTCCTAAGGCAACAAGTAAACGAAAATTTTTACCAATTGTAAAGGATTACCTAGCTCTTTTTTATACTCCAATCATCCAGttattgcacctttaatagGGAAAAAGTGGTACAGAGAAGGGAAAAGGGGGAGAAAGGGAGGTAAGGAGGTTGCAGCTTACGAATGTTGGAACGAGGCCTAGAGCTTATCAGAGGCTAATGCCACCGCCATCACTTTGGAAAACCCTGCTCCTGCCAGAAGGCTCTCTTCTGCCTAACAGCAGCACGCCTCACGGTTGCCTCCTTTTTCCTTAGCTCCCTCATTGGTTGAAAGTACAAACGGAGATCTCCTAGAAGTGACATCACTGCTCCCTCTCCCATCAGACCGCATATCTCATGACCACGAGGTAAACATCCAGTCAAATGACGTAGTGTGATTTCCTCTAAAATTTAAATTGAGCTATATTTGCTACACAAATATGCACCTTTTTGATCAAATTATTCAATAGGAACAGACTGGGCTGAGTGCATAGATGAGTTGAGGAAACAAGTGTTGCCATTTTCGGCTCTTGACAGGCTGACCAACTAGGAGACTAACCATGAACCAAATGTTCTGGATTGTTTCTTGGCAAGGTATCGCTTATGACAATAAGCAGCCAGAACAAAACAATTCCCCATAATCCACACAGGAAGTTTCATTCGAAGTTGTCTGTAGCCTGGTCACTGTGCTGGAGAATACAACAAGGTGGGTCTTTGTGCAGTAGGCTCTTCATAAATCAGTAAATTTGTCAATGAAGTAATTTAAGAGATTCAGTGGCAAATGGCAATTATGTCTGTTCATGGGAGTCAAGGACCTGATTCTCTGATGTGGAAAAGTCAATTGCTCGAGTTTAACAGGGGTCAGGTAAAGAGTAAGTACTGTAGAAAGAGACAAGCCCAGTTTTAACAAGTGTTCACATTGTGTTGCTGTTGAGCAAGACACTGTTTAATTTTGAGGTTCAACATTTCTGTGGCTGATCTAGTGTCTTGAAAGCATAAAGACAAATTTCTCCAGTAAAGTGTTATCTTAATAGTTTGATCTATGAAATTTATCATTGAGTGTGAGGTCTACCTTTAAAGTTAttatgagttgtttttttggccacttgcaGGCAGCggaacaagctgtgaacactgACAAACAGTATTATCCCCTTATGAAAAATGTGTTAGCACACAGTTGCCCATTTACATGCCAGCAGGCAAAGAGCAACactaacattcatttggagctGTGTCTCTGGCCACCCAGTAAATGTAAGACCAAtaattcactctccttttttatctgtttttctcttcaccAACTcttgagagaaatatctggcccTAAGTGGCTACTTAACTGAAAGGGTCAACACTGACAGTAAGAATTTCACTGAATTATATAAACTACATACCATATAAAAGATGCTCTTCATTCTCTGTATCGCAATAGAGTTTAAAAGTAAAGACCCAGTTGGATAAACGTCAGGCATTGAATTTTTCGAGGATTAAGTCTCAGCATTCTAAGAGGTTCTgcaatttctgacattttttagcTCAGATGATGGCTAATCTAATAATGGTGTGAGGACAACCGGTGCAGTTGTGCAAATCCACACgtttgagtgttttttgttgtgaagAGGTTGCCTTGGAAATTTATTGGATGATTATACGGAAATTTTTTGTTTGACTGAGTTTGACTCTGACATCTCTCCTTCGAAAAATACTTAACATTTTAGATATTGTAAGTTGTCAGATAGTAAACATACCATAAATGCTTTTTATTAATTCACCTAACACTCCcatccaccaattttacacttTGCCAAGATTTGTGGAtaacaatattaaatattttctgcCATTGTAAACTCATTCAGCAATTGTCCAGAGAgacatataaacaaacacagtgactGAACCGGAGAGTGAGCCAAACAGTAATGTCGGACTTCCCAGCTGTCTATGCCTGAGTATTTGCACATGGAGAAAACAGACCTGACTCCTGATTCTTTGTCTCTATGCTGTAattgtgttactatgtgtgaCCTAGACAGATATGGCATTAGTGCTACACAGTCCCATGACTACTCAACAGTGAACTAAACCACATCATCACAAAAACAGGTCATTGTGCTGTCAGTGACTCCagacaaagtaaagaaaaggaATGTCATCTGGTGGAGATTTCTGGTGGAACATTTTACATCAGCTGTATATTTCAGCAAGTTGCTTGTATTAACTTTGCATTCAGTATCACTTGCGCTCTTCCTCTGTATTTGTTCCCCTTTGTTTAATCAAAGGCCATCATAACTTTCTTTGCTTTCACTGTGTGAGGTCTAGgaaaaattaattaacattataaaaaactgaaaaatgttatGTTGTATCTTCAAAACTTCAACAAGATATTGCCTACCGGATCTTGTCTATGTTATGACATATGAGGGTGTGGCGTTTCCTTCTGACAGTGGAGTGATGAAGTGAGGAGTGGCCAAGTGGTGAGACGGTTTAGGGCTATAAAAGAATGTTTCACTGGGCCTAGCTACAAGCCGTCTGATTCACCTAAACCGCACTGCAGCCCGCAACCCGCTCCCTGTGCTTACCTGAAgactgaagaagaaagaaaggtaACTTGAATTCTTAATCATATCTCTGGCGGCTTATTCTAAATAATGTATATTTCTGTGGATCAGAaccaaaaacattcagtttatcTAATCATAGAAGTTTTCTTGGTACCAGGAAAAGAATGTAATCCCTGTCTGGGTCCTGGGCTAACAGAGTGAGTGCAGTGGTGCACAAAACAGATGggccttttttattttttaatccacGTATAAGCATATAATTTAtctttatatatgtatatgcagcTTATCAGTTTCATTGCTGTTGATTGATTAgtgatgttgatgatgacaaagctattaaactacattaatCAATGAAAATATGATCTAGGTTAGACCttttgcattcatttgcatttatgtgcttaatattactaatattacTATTAAAACAGATGTCATAAATAAGAAATTAGAATTTTCTGTGTTGGcttatatttattatgtaacaACAAACATCAAGAAGAAGCATTAAATAGCAAGACCAGGTTGACTTGAATAATTTAACAATAGTAAGTGAATCTGCAGTCACAAGAACAACTATATCAGGGGTATTGCCTAGCCAAAGAATCATTGTTATTGCACATTCCTCTCTAAGTACACATAAATCACTGATATAACCCAAAATCAATGTGCCATTGTGTTTCTGCATGACTCAGAATGATGTCTGTGGTCAGTATTCAATTACTACATTCCAGGGCATCCAATAAGCTTTAGTTAACACTGTTTACAGAGTCAGACAATTTTCCAGTGCAGCATTTGCTGACACTTTGACATCTTCATGAGCTGTAGAGTCCTCTGGTGGTCACCTGAAGAACTATTTCTTCTCTCTTTAGCTCATTAAAAACCTCACTCTGACTACAGTGCATGctctgtatctgtatgtatataaagaGAAACAAGTGAATACATTTGTATATTAATATCTAATTTAAATACCTCTTCTTGTCACTCTGCATGCTAATACCCACTTCTCAGTTTTATTGTTAATTTGGCATCCAGTATAGCTTGGTTTGGTTGACTGTTAAGTTCTATAATGTGCAATTGTTTCATTGTTTACTAAGATTTATTTAAGTTTAGTCCTGTCTttagttttctgtctttgtgaagTCATCCAAGACTTCCTTGtgattaaaaaagtaataaaataaatgaaagtctACTTGAACTTGTTCTGGCAGGCAGCATGGATGTAAGTACCTCATCAAATTGTCAGACCCCTACAATGGTAAGAATTCAtctcttttctccacattttaCCTtctaaatatacatttttgctTATGTCTATGGGCCTTGTTGCAACTGCAAGTTGGTGTCCTCCATCCTGtccaccctctctctcccccgTATCTCCATCCTGGCTCCTGATCCTCATGACTCTCCATcgtccccctctcctcctccctctcagcGTTCTGACGCTCTGTGTGGCAGCTACCCATCATCTGGTTGTGCCCCGCAGGCTAACAGCCTTTGGCCCAGCCAGCCGTCTGGAACTGGGTTCCCTGCATGGCCAGGACAGCCCACCCAGCCTGCACCATGCTGGTCCGGCCAGCCAAACACGCCCTGCTGGCCTGGGACACAACCAGCACCGGTGTCTGTCCCTGCCCCAGTTTCAGTTCCAGACCCGGCTCAAGTCATACCATCATACCCTGCCCCAACCTCAACCATAGTCCCAGCTCAAGCTCCAACTCCAGTCCCAGCTCTGGCTCCAGCTCCAGGGCAAAGCTGCCAGCCTTGCTGGCCAGGCCCCCAGTGCCAGCCTCCACAGGCACCAGCGCCAGTTCAAGTCCCTGCTCAAGTCCCTGCTCAAGTCCCTACCATAACTCCTGCCCCAGTCCCAGCACCTGGTCCTGCTCACAGCATGCATCCAAATGTACCAGGTTGGCCTGCCCACCCTGGTTGGCCTTACAACCCTGGACAGTCAGGATGGCCTGGACAGCATCCATCCATGATGCCTCCACACTGGCTTCCACCCACATCTGGACCACTAGTGAGTCAAAGACAAGGAATCTGACTTGAATGCATCTTATAATCTTCTTTGGTAATATACAGAAAAggttaattatttaaatatatgagTGGTAATTTTAATTGGTGAatgtatggatggatgaatgagtGGAGGGTGGCCCTAAGTATAGCTGCAAAAATACTGATAGACAGACATTTGATTTAGCACTGGCTGTGGCTGCTTTAtaattcatgttgttttaatgtcGTTCTCTCCCTCCATTACTGTTTAGAGTGTGCCATACAACTTGAACCTGGCCCGCGGAGCGTATGACAAGATGATGATGACCATCTTGGGCCATGTCAAACCAAATGCTAAAATGTAAGATTATGTAGATGTACTTAATACATCTTTTTAAACCATTCTGTTTCCTATTTCACTTGAAAAGTTTTCATaacctattttttttatctaaaattgttcattcatcatcattagcttttaattcaaaatatattcaaaatctAAAAATCTAACCAGCAGGTGAAGAACAGACACACAATGCTATACACAAGAGAAGCAATACATTGCCACAAAATGTATCCCAAGTGTAATGAGCTTTGGTTTCCCACAGGTTCACAGTGAACTTTCTGAGAGGCAACGACATTGCCTTTCACATCAACCCTCGCTTCAGTGAGGGCGGCAAGCAAGTGGTGGTCCGGAACCACAAACTGGGTGAGCGCTGGGGCACAGAAGAGAGGGATATAAAAGGACCCTTCCCCTTCGCTCTTGGAAGCCCTTTTGAGGTGAGCGTCAGAAATAGGACTCAGTCTGGGCAGTGGATAGGAGAACGGTGCTTAAAGATGCTATGTGTGGCATgttaacatcaataaatcattacaaCATTTATTAGGAGgcatttgtttttctatttgtatttttaccATACAAAAAAGGAGGGATATTGTTCCATTGGCACTTGAGTTTTTATAAtctaatcattttttattgtccCATTTGCTTACGAAAATTGCCAAATAATTCTACAatgacatgttgatgtttaaaaaagCTACACATGGTGCCTTTAACTGACTCTAGGTTACTTCTCCATGGTTAATGTCAGGGTAACGTTTGGCTGAAAAGATGGAAAGGGTTGGAAAGTCGTTTGGGCAGGCGGGTCCTAGATAAGGGAAGTGCTGTACTGCAGGGAGACTCCTGGAGGTCAGTGGGGGTCTCATGTTGCTCAATAACATCAATAACAATTATGCTTTACAAAGATCGCCAAGAGGTTACTAATCTGAAGAGCTAATTCtgtctgtgttcatgtttaATAACGAATAACAACTACTGCATGCTGAAATACATTCCCAGCACATGACTTACTTATCTGGTACCATATTAATGCATaatatatcatatttcatggGTAATTATATCAGCCCTGCAACAGTGAAGAATTTTCTgtcttactgtatatttgtcagtgaaagtAGGATTTTCTGGATCTTGCATTGATATAAATCATCCTAATTgtgcatatttatatttttgtgtccAGTTAGAAGACTGGCACTGCAGAATAACTGTTCCTGAATGAAACTGTGACtgaatatatgcattttttaatttgaattcgTTGCTGCATCTGTGGTGGCTCACGGTCTCGATGGCAGTAGTACATTATTAGTGTTCTGCTCTGTTCCAGATGAAGATCCTGTGCACTCAAGAGACGTTCAGGGTGGCAGTGAACAACATCCCACTATTTGAGTTCCGGCACCGCATCAGAGAGCTCAACCAGATCGACCGAATCAACATCCTGCATGATGTCGTCCTCACCTACGTCAATGTGGAGACACTTCCATAGAAAGCACACACTTaatcatacagtacatgtatcaacacaggacacacacacacacgcatgcatatGAGCAAAAAcctgcacagacacatacagtacatacaccaTTTATACACTACATTGATAAGGAACTAAAACTTTGCAAATTTTATGACATGGTGCTTAAAGATTGCATGAGTCAGTGTGTTAGTATGCAATGTAATATTAATAACGATATGAGCTGCGCTCATTCCATAATGTGTACTTCTTCTGCCACACAGCTAAACAATTTAATACACACAAagctttgtttttcagtgtgaaaatgctactactgctactgtaTTTATTGTGTACAATCTCttctatattttattaaattgcTACTAATAGAAAATACAACATGTACCAGTATTGCCTGAAAACAACAATGGGGTTTATAATGGCTCATTTCCATGGACTCATCTAAACTGCAGATCTTATAAATTGAAATTTTCGGgcacaaataaataatcatattcaaggtttctattgtttattttatcagaGAACAGTGCAACAGTTTGAAACTGTATGACAgtaacacagagaaaaaaatctctttcAGAGAAATATAAAATGCCAGTGTAACATCAAAATCAGCTCTAAGAAAAGGAAGAACAACAATTATGAATGATTTACATAAAGCAGTGAAAACTGCTCTAAAGTTACACCTGCTTTGCAACAAGGTTGACACCATTGGCACTAACATATGAATGGCTGACATGACTGAGGTAGCCTAAACAAAACATCTTCCTGGGTGCTTCATCTGATACAATCTTTCAGCCTTCTACCTAAACATAGGCTTTTCACCCTAAACCTGAACATTAGCATCACTAGCTAGTTCCTAAACAGGATGCTGATGTCAGTCCAGGTCCACCTATTCAACATTACTGACCAGACTGAACACTGGTATGAATATGTATAGTCATGGTGAGCACCTGACCTTTTCTCTAGTGTCACAATCAGGCAAAAGCTTCCATTAACACAAGATTTCAACAAAACTCAATTAGCAGATCATTATAGAAATGTACATAACCTGTTTCCAAGAGGCCTAAGTCTTTACGTTTTGAAACCTCACTTCATTGTGTGTTATTAAATTGACCAGAATATCAGTGTTTCAGACTAATGGAGAATATATTGattgaatatattttcataaaaattCTCAAAGAGCATAAAACCTTTTGATTTTAATAACCCATTTGCTGTAATGCCACCCTTAGGACAAATCTTACATTTTTACTCCCAGTAGTAAGGCTGTAGAGTAATATCATCAGGACGCTGTTCTGTCCTttacttttatatatattgtagCAACTGGAGGATGCTTGTTATCCATTACCAAACCTGTAACTTCTGTAATGTCTATGTCTCTTTGAATAAACATCATAAAATAGGATTCAAAAGCTTAGGATCACTGACTGTGTTAATCACTTATACAGGGAATAATTAATTTTGTGATGTAATTATAGTCTTTAGCCAACAACATATTTTCACTAGTTTTTGTCTACCTGTGCTCTTCATGTGATTTCATCATTCTCCCTCTAGTGTCtctctttttaacattttgtaattcaTTCTGCTTATaaaatttgatttcaaaagtagaaaacagacaaagaagagCTATGGCAGCTTGAAAAATAAGGCAAACTTTTTTCAGGCATAATTCCCAACATTCATTTCTTTCTGCCTTCAGTCtttaaataaattatcaaaAGATTTCTGTGCAAATAACTAAATGTGCAATTCAGAGTGCTACCGAGTTGTGCCAAACATCAGTCCATCTCCTCAGGTCTTGGTATCTAGCCTTCTCTCCACTGActtcagcagcagctcggcGTACTGCTCCAGCAGAGCCAGGGCTTTATCTCCTTCACCTTTGATCTCCTGGTCCCCTCGGGCCTCTTCGCACTGTGAGTTGGGATATGGCAGGGAGTCCAGCTCAGCCTTAACTGTGAACAGGGCCTCGGACAGGATGCTCTTCATCTCCTGTTGATCTTCAGTGGGCTCTGGGCCACAGTGTAGCACCTGGTGTTAATAAACACATCCATGTACAGGATGAAGCAGTCAGTGAGGCAATGAGTGAGACCGTTTATCgctttttcatctcttcatcagataaaatataaaacccCATGTGTGCAAGTTCATGGAATGAATATCAAAACactcatgtaaaaatgtatgtgtgaaaatgtagTATGAATTTCAGCAAAGATGAGATgtacaaacagcagcaatagtataaaaacactgcattaTGAAAGGTGTGAggctataaaaatgtataaatatagaTATCAATAGCAATCTCTCCATATGTAGGcaatttataataataagagcagagggagaggcagaaagaATAGGCATAAAATATGTGAGAAATAATTTTAACCTATTTCCCTCTTATCTCTCTTTAGCCCTATCTTTCTCCTGATTATATTTTCCTGTCACACTGTCTTAATCCCCCTTCCGTCCCCCCATCTCCTTGCTTtctcattttcacacacacacagatacacaagcTCACTGACCGTAGTGTAGAGCATGATTGTTGTCCTAAGACTGTTGT contains:
- the LOC121882785 gene encoding galectin-3, which translates into the protein MDLVSSILSTLSLPRISILAPDPHDSPSSPSPPPSQRSDALCGSYPSSGCAPQANSLWPSQPSGTGFPAWPGQPTQPAPCWSGQPNTPCWPGTQPAPVSVPAPVSVPDPAQVIPSYPAPTSTIVPAQAPTPVPALAPAPGQSCQPCWPGPQCQPPPPGPAHSMHPNVPGWPAHPGWPYNPGQSGWPGQHPSMMPPHWLPPTSGPLSVPYNLNLARGAYDKMMMTILGHVKPNAKMFTVNFLRGNDIAFHINPRFSEGGKQVVVRNHKLGERWGTEERDIKGPFPFALGSPFEMKILCTQETFRVAVNNIPLFEFRHRIRELNQIDRINILHDVVLTYVNVETLP